Proteins from one Papaver somniferum cultivar HN1 unplaced genomic scaffold, ASM357369v1 unplaced-scaffold_158, whole genome shotgun sequence genomic window:
- the LOC113337224 gene encoding uncharacterized protein LOC113337224, which yields MWDRTIILNEAGSSAVHKKFALEVLPVGSRAYTITEGNNASNQDRVTALIFLRHHLHDDLKKEYLTVKDPFTSWNCLKKRFDHLKLVILPKAQNDWLNLRLQDFRSVAAYNSALFNITLTLKLCGEDVTDEQMLEKTFTTFHASNVLLQQQYRERKFTEYSELISCLLIAEQNNDLLLRNLEARPVGSTAVTEVHATTSFGRGNNHGNKGKRGYGKGNQRGGHKNERVKGTRYQLYQRPLKIAEPKEPKQEKGKGSSSQPPQKNICYRCGLTNHWQRIFRTPEHFLKLYQASLKRPAENIEINLIEASAPSTSNTHLDVSDYLVGPEGGEPSQFSFDEL from the exons ATGTGGGATAGGACTATTATTCTCAATGAGGCTGGTAGTTCTGCGGTCCATAAGAAATTTGCTTTGGAAGTTTTGCCTGTCGG GTCTCGGGCATATACTATTACGGAAGGAAACAACGCGTCCAACCAGGACCGCGTTACGGCTCTAATTTTCCTTCGCCATCATCTCCACGATGATTTGAAAAAGGAATATTTGACAGTTAAAGATCCATTTACTTCGTGGAACTGTCTGAAAAAACGGTTTGACCACCTGAAGTTGGTCATACTTCCAAAAGCTCAGAATGATTGGTTGAACTTGCGGCTGCAAGATTTTCGATCAGTGGCAGCCTATAACTCTGCTTTGTTTAACATCACCCTGACACTAAAATTGTGCGGTGAAGATGTCACTGACGAACAAATGTTAGAAAAAACATTTACAACCTTTCATGCCTCGAATGTGCTCCTGCAGCAGCAATATCGAGAGCGTAAATTTACGGAATATTCTGAGCTAATTTCTTGTTTGTTGATTGCAGAGCAGAATAATGATCTTTTGTTAAGAAACCTTGAAGCCCGCCCCGTTGGTTCCACAGCGGTGACTGAAGTACACGCAACTACGTCCTTTGGACGGGGAAATAATCATGGTAACAAAGGCAAACGTGGATATGGTAAAGGAAACCAACGTGGGGGCCACAAAAATGAACGGGTAAAGGGTACCCGTTACCAGCTATACCAACGACCGCTGAAAATTGCGGAACCAAAAGAACCGAAGCAAGAAAAAGGAAAGGGTTCTTCTAGTCAACCTCCTCAGAAAAATATTTGCTATCGGTGTGGCTTAACTAATCACTGGCAGCGTATCTTTCGTACGCCGGAACATTTTTTAAAGCTCTATCAGGCGTCCCTGAAGCGACCTGCCGAAAACATAGAGATAAATTTAATAGAAGCCAGTGCCCCTAGTACCAGTAATACCCACTTGGATGTGTCTGATTATCTCGTCGGCCCTGAAGGTGGCGAGCCTAGTCAGTTTTCCTTTGATGAGTTGTAG